The following proteins come from a genomic window of Anaerobutyricum hallii:
- the proB gene encoding glutamate 5-kinase, which produces MRIVVKVGTSTLTHTSGRINIRRTEKLCKILSDVKNAGHELILVSSGAIGMGVGKLNMKSKPEDMPTKQAAAAIGQCELMYLYDKLFREYNHIVAQMLITGLDFSNEESHSNFQSTLNRLLELNVIPIINENDTIATQEISVGDNDTMGAIVAENAQADLLIILSDIDGLYTGDPRNNPDAQLIDTIFSITPEIKELAGTKGTTLGTGGMITKIHAAEIAMDAGIDMIIANGTRPELLYKILDGDKVGTKFIGRKKG; this is translated from the coding sequence ATGCGAATCGTTGTAAAAGTGGGAACATCAACATTAACCCATACTAGTGGAAGAATTAATATCAGAAGAACAGAAAAGCTTTGTAAGATTTTAAGTGATGTAAAAAATGCAGGACATGAGCTTATTTTAGTTTCTTCTGGTGCTATTGGCATGGGTGTAGGAAAACTGAATATGAAAAGTAAGCCCGAAGATATGCCCACAAAGCAGGCGGCAGCAGCGATAGGACAGTGCGAGTTGATGTATCTTTATGACAAGTTATTTAGAGAATATAATCATATTGTTGCACAGATGTTGATTACAGGGTTAGATTTCTCCAATGAAGAAAGTCATAGTAACTTTCAGAGTACATTAAATCGTCTCTTAGAATTGAATGTTATTCCGATCATTAATGAGAATGACACTATTGCGACACAGGAAATTTCTGTGGGGGATAATGATACGATGGGAGCAATCGTTGCAGAAAACGCTCAGGCAGATTTATTAATTATCCTAAGTGATATAGACGGTCTTTATACAGGAGATCCGCGTAATAATCCAGATGCACAGCTCATTGATACTATATTTTCTATTACTCCGGAAATAAAAGAATTAGCAGGAACAAAGGGAACAACTCTTGGTACAGGTGGAATGATCACTAAAATTCATGCGGCAGAAATAGCAATGGATGCCGGAATTGATATGATTATCGCTAATGGAACAAGACCGGAACTGCTTTATAAAATTCTTGATGGAGATAAAGTTGGAACAAAGTTTATCGGGAGGAAAAAAGGATGA
- a CDS encoding DnaJ C-terminal domain-containing protein, with product MSIKKDYYEVLGINKNADDKAIKKAYRKLAKKYHPDINPGDANAEAKFKEVTEAYEILSNPEKRKLYDQFGHAAFDGTGGAQSGAYGNAGGFEGFEGFNGFNGFNGAGGFHGGTYRTKNGNGYQEFHFEGGDMGDIFENFFGGGFKKSGFQNDFKQTGGFGNQQHYQTKGSDIHAEINVSFDAAAFGKKETIHLKDDQGKIQALEVNIPAGIETGQNIRLKGKGSPGYQGGSAGDLFLKVTVKEKPGFKREGQNLYNTVSIPFITAVLGGDVTVQTIYGNVRCNIKPGTQSGSKLRLRGKGIVSMKNSSVYGDQYTTVEVQVPKNLTPSAKQKLREFEDACKAA from the coding sequence ATGTCAATAAAAAAGGATTATTATGAAGTTCTTGGAATAAATAAAAACGCAGATGATAAAGCAATTAAAAAAGCATACCGTAAACTGGCGAAAAAGTATCATCCGGATATTAATCCGGGAGATGCCAATGCAGAAGCAAAGTTTAAAGAAGTTACAGAAGCTTATGAGATCTTAAGCAATCCAGAAAAAAGAAAACTTTATGATCAGTTCGGTCATGCCGCTTTTGATGGAACAGGAGGAGCGCAGTCAGGTGCGTATGGCAATGCCGGCGGCTTTGAAGGCTTTGAAGGCTTTAACGGCTTTAATGGATTTAATGGAGCCGGCGGATTCCATGGAGGAACCTATCGTACGAAGAATGGTAACGGATATCAGGAATTCCATTTTGAAGGTGGAGACATGGGAGATATCTTTGAAAACTTCTTTGGTGGAGGTTTCAAAAAGTCTGGATTTCAGAATGATTTCAAACAAACCGGAGGTTTTGGAAATCAGCAGCATTATCAGACAAAAGGCTCCGATATTCATGCTGAAATCAATGTAAGTTTTGATGCAGCCGCCTTTGGTAAAAAAGAAACCATTCATTTAAAAGATGATCAGGGAAAGATACAGGCACTAGAAGTTAATATTCCGGCAGGAATCGAAACAGGACAGAACATCCGATTAAAAGGAAAAGGTTCTCCGGGATATCAGGGTGGTAGTGCAGGCGATTTGTTCCTGAAAGTTACTGTAAAAGAAAAACCTGGATTTAAACGAGAAGGTCAAAACTTATATAATACCGTCTCTATTCCATTTATTACTGCCGTACTCGGTGGTGATGTAACTGTACAGACAATTTATGGAAATGTTCGCTGCAATATTAAGCCGGGAACGCAGTCAGGAAGTAAACTCAGATTGCGTGGTAAAGGTATTGTATCCATGAAGAATTCTTCTGTATATGGTGATCAGTACACAACAGTGGAGGTTCAGGTACCGAAGAACCTGACACCAAGTGCAAAACAGAAACTCAGAGAATTTGAAGATGCCTGTAAAGCAGCTTAA
- a CDS encoding HPr family phosphocarrier protein, with translation MKTVTIKFGSVDNATSFVKAIEDFESHFDLIYGQYVVDAKSLLGVMTMDIRNKVDLRIMERENEMPTIMKAISPYITA, from the coding sequence ATGAAAACAGTCACAATCAAGTTTGGCTCTGTGGATAATGCGACATCATTTGTAAAAGCTATTGAAGATTTTGAAAGCCACTTTGACTTAATTTATGGACAGTACGTTGTAGATGCCAAGTCTCTTCTTGGAGTAATGACTATGGATATCCGCAACAAAGTTGATTTAAGAATCATGGAAAGAGAAAATGAGATGCCAACGATCATGAAGGCAATCTCCCCTTATATCACAGCATAG
- a CDS encoding alpha-amylase family glycosyl hydrolase, which translates to MWFDEAVVYQIYPLGLCGVLNEERSSDDSVVRHSILEVKDWISHIKKLGATCVLFNPLMESDYHGYDTRDYYTLDRRLGTNDDLKEVCDAIHEAGLKILFDGVFNHVGRGFWAFKDVQEKKWDSPYCAWFHLSFDGNTEYNDGFWYEGWEGHNELVKLNLDNPDVRQHQFDAIKQWTDLYGIDGLRLDVAYCLSDFYLKELRRFTSTLKEDFVLMGETLHGDYNMYMNDEKCHSVTNYECYKGLYSSFNCANMHEISYSLNRQFGYENWCIYRGKHLLSFVDNHDVSRIATILEDKQQLPVIYGLLFGMPGVPSIYYGSEWGIEGKKQGRDEEIRPRLEKPEWNELSDAIAAYAKAHHTHPALYNGGYANLLVRDKQLIFERSCDEERVIVAINADSNTFHADFNARSGLGTDLVTGETVDFGGGMDLPPYSAAYWKTEVI; encoded by the coding sequence ATGTGGTTCGATGAAGCAGTAGTTTACCAGATTTATCCATTAGGACTCTGTGGAGTTTTAAATGAAGAAAGAAGCAGCGATGACAGTGTCGTGAGACATTCCATCCTTGAAGTAAAGGACTGGATTTCTCATATTAAAAAGCTCGGTGCTACCTGTGTTCTCTTTAATCCTCTCATGGAAAGTGACTATCATGGATATGACACCAGAGATTACTACACCCTAGACCGCCGTCTTGGCACGAACGATGACTTAAAGGAAGTATGTGATGCTATTCACGAGGCAGGTCTTAAAATTTTATTTGACGGTGTATTTAATCATGTTGGCCGCGGTTTCTGGGCATTTAAGGATGTGCAGGAAAAGAAATGGGACAGTCCTTATTGTGCCTGGTTTCATTTAAGTTTTGATGGCAATACAGAATATAATGATGGATTCTGGTATGAAGGATGGGAAGGACATAACGAACTTGTTAAGTTAAATCTTGATAATCCGGATGTCAGACAACACCAGTTCGATGCAATCAAACAGTGGACAGACCTTTATGGTATTGACGGTCTCCGCCTTGATGTTGCTTACTGTTTGAGTGATTTTTACTTAAAAGAGCTACGCCGTTTTACCAGTACTCTGAAAGAAGATTTTGTTCTTATGGGAGAAACATTACATGGCGATTATAATATGTATATGAATGATGAGAAGTGTCATTCCGTTACAAACTATGAATGTTACAAGGGATTGTATTCCAGTTTCAACTGTGCGAACATGCATGAAATCAGCTACAGCTTAAACCGCCAGTTTGGTTATGAAAACTGGTGTATTTACCGCGGAAAGCATCTTCTCTCTTTTGTAGATAATCATGATGTCAGCCGTATTGCCACTATATTAGAGGATAAACAGCAGCTGCCTGTTATTTATGGCCTGCTATTTGGAATGCCAGGTGTTCCTTCTATATATTATGGAAGTGAATGGGGCATTGAAGGTAAAAAACAGGGTCGTGATGAAGAGATTCGTCCTCGTCTTGAAAAACCGGAATGGAACGAACTTTCTGATGCAATTGCCGCTTATGCGAAAGCACACCACACTCACCCGGCTTTATACAACGGTGGCTATGCAAATCTTCTTGTAAGAGATAAACAACTCATTTTTGAAAGAAGCTGTGATGAGGAACGTGTTATTGTTGCAATCAATGCTGATTCCAACACATTTCATGCTGATTTTAATGCGCGCTCCGGTCTTGGAACAGATCTTGTTACAGGAGAAACTGTTGACTTTGGCGGTGGCATGGATCTTCCTCCATATAGCGCTGCCTACTGGAAGACAGAAGTAATCTAA
- a CDS encoding calcium/sodium antiporter has translation MIYMSFFIGLILICKGGDWFVDAASKISETLGIPKYVVGATIVSFATTMPEIIVSAAAALKGHSAMAIGNAVGSVSANTGIILAISLFFLPAAIKRQDYIIKTILYVGTLVLLLISFKDRVFDWSDCILLLLAGILFLIMNIKNAFQERNKGFQRKNQKNDSKTQKKECWKMFVWFFIGAVAIVAGSEILVKSACEIAEKLHISEEIISVTIVAMGTSLPEFVTTVTAIIKKESSLSVGNIVGANMIDSAFILPVCTLLGGKSLPVSTQMALIDMPVCILVSVVALFPMLYRNKIARIDGVFTLLIYSSYLIYICRGNL, from the coding sequence ATGATTTATATGTCTTTTTTTATTGGATTGATTCTTATATGTAAAGGAGGAGACTGGTTTGTTGATGCCGCATCAAAAATATCTGAAACTCTGGGAATTCCGAAATATGTAGTGGGAGCAACGATAGTAAGTTTTGCAACAACAATGCCGGAAATCATCGTATCGGCTGCCGCAGCATTAAAAGGACATTCCGCTATGGCGATTGGAAATGCAGTAGGTTCTGTTTCGGCAAATACTGGAATTATTCTTGCAATCAGTCTGTTTTTTCTTCCGGCAGCAATCAAAAGACAGGATTATATTATAAAAACAATCTTATATGTAGGAACCCTCGTATTACTTCTGATAAGTTTCAAAGACAGAGTATTTGATTGGTCAGACTGCATATTACTATTACTTGCCGGAATTTTATTTTTAATAATGAATATAAAAAATGCATTTCAAGAAAGAAATAAGGGCTTTCAAAGAAAAAATCAGAAAAACGATAGTAAAACACAGAAAAAAGAATGCTGGAAAATGTTTGTCTGGTTTTTCATAGGTGCGGTCGCTATTGTAGCTGGTTCAGAAATTTTAGTAAAATCCGCATGCGAAATTGCAGAAAAATTACATATCAGTGAAGAAATCATATCTGTTACAATCGTTGCAATGGGAACTTCCCTCCCGGAATTTGTAACGACAGTAACCGCAATCATCAAAAAAGAATCTTCTTTATCTGTAGGGAATATTGTGGGAGCAAACATGATCGATTCGGCATTTATCCTTCCTGTATGTACATTACTCGGAGGGAAAAGTCTTCCTGTTTCTACGCAGATGGCATTGATTGATATGCCAGTATGTATTTTAGTATCAGTTGTGGCATTATTTCCCATGTTATATCGGAATAAAATAGCAAGAATAGACGGAGTCTTTACATTATTAATCTACAGCAGCTATTTGATATATATATGTCGGGGTAATTTGTGA
- a CDS encoding Rpn family recombination-promoting nuclease/putative transposase, producing the protein MTAIRNKVKPDTVLKNFWRDNQRFADLFNTILFKGKQVLKPEDLKEADTDISSVIKFNNHAETVQRILDVVRKTANGTDFIIWGLENQEKIHYAMPLRHMIADALIYLKEYNELSARNKREKNYSSSDEFLSGLTKTDRLHPVIGLCIYYGEEEWDGPTNLVDMIQVTEDLKPMVSDYKMNLLQIRSSEHFQFQNNDVQTVFDMVRLIYEEDYTNFNKRYKNKSIPAELGLTIGSIVNSQRIINQSLIMEERESEIDMCKALENLVNNSKLEEKKETVLRLSDMGMPIEQIAQAVKIAVEDVQSWLQESSQQ; encoded by the coding sequence GTGACGGCGATTCGTAATAAAGTGAAACCGGACACTGTACTAAAGAATTTCTGGAGAGATAATCAGCGATTTGCAGATTTATTTAATACCATTTTATTTAAGGGAAAGCAAGTATTAAAACCAGAAGATTTAAAAGAAGCAGATACTGATATTTCTTCTGTAATAAAGTTTAACAACCACGCAGAAACCGTGCAGCGAATCTTAGATGTTGTCAGAAAAACTGCGAATGGAACGGACTTTATCATCTGGGGTTTAGAGAATCAGGAAAAAATTCATTATGCCATGCCACTCCGGCACATGATCGCCGATGCATTAATCTATCTCAAGGAATATAATGAATTATCTGCCAGAAATAAAAGAGAAAAGAACTATAGCTCCTCCGATGAATTTTTATCCGGACTGACAAAAACAGACCGACTACATCCTGTAATTGGTCTATGCATATACTATGGAGAAGAAGAATGGGACGGTCCAACTAATTTGGTAGATATGATTCAAGTCACCGAAGATTTAAAACCTATGGTATCTGATTATAAAATGAACCTGTTACAAATACGAAGCAGTGAACATTTTCAATTTCAAAATAATGATGTTCAAACCGTATTTGATATGGTGCGCCTCATTTACGAAGAAGACTATACTAACTTTAATAAACGATACAAAAATAAATCCATACCTGCTGAATTAGGCTTAACAATTGGCTCTATCGTCAATTCTCAGCGAATCATAAACCAGTCATTAATTATGGAAGAAAGGGAGAGTGAGATAGATATGTGTAAAGCTTTAGAGAACTTAGTTAACAACAGCAAACTTGAAGAGAAAAAAGAAACGGTTCTTCGCCTTTCTGATATGGGAATGCCCATTGAACAAATTGCACAAGCAGTAAAAATTGCAGTAGAAGATGTTCAAAGCTGGCTGCAGGAAAGCTCACAGCAGTAG
- a CDS encoding amino acid ABC transporter ATP-binding protein — protein MTTEKDVKIHVKGLKKSFGHVHVLKGIDAEIKAGEVICVIGPSGSGKSTFLRCLNRLEEATAGEILVDGQSITEKSSDIDKIRQHIGMVFQQFNLFPHYTVKENIMLAPVELKLKSKEEAEKKALELLKRVGLAEKADAKPKQLSGGQQQRVAIARALAMEPDIMLFDEPTSALDPEMVCEVLDVMKELAAEGMTMVVVTHEMGFAHDVADRVFFIDQGVIMEQGTPEEVMDHPKNERTQSFLSKVL, from the coding sequence ATGACAACAGAGAAAGATGTAAAGATTCATGTAAAAGGTCTGAAGAAGAGTTTTGGACATGTACATGTTTTAAAGGGAATTGATGCAGAGATTAAAGCCGGTGAGGTAATCTGTGTCATTGGACCTTCTGGTTCCGGTAAGTCAACATTTCTTCGCTGCCTGAATCGTTTAGAGGAAGCAACAGCCGGAGAGATTCTTGTAGATGGACAGAGTATTACGGAAAAGAGTTCAGATATTGACAAGATTCGTCAGCATATCGGAATGGTATTCCAGCAGTTTAACCTGTTCCCTCATTATACAGTAAAAGAGAATATTATGCTTGCTCCTGTAGAACTTAAGTTAAAGTCTAAAGAAGAAGCAGAAAAGAAGGCTCTTGAGCTGTTAAAGCGTGTTGGTCTGGCAGAGAAAGCAGATGCAAAGCCAAAACAGCTTTCCGGTGGACAGCAGCAGCGTGTGGCAATTGCACGTGCTCTTGCGATGGAACCGGACATCATGCTGTTTGATGAACCGACTTCAGCATTAGATCCAGAGATGGTTTGTGAAGTTCTTGATGTTATGAAAGAACTGGCTGCAGAGGGAATGACCATGGTCGTGGTAACTCATGAGATGGGATTTGCTCACGATGTAGCAGACAGAGTATTTTTCATTGATCAGGGTGTTATTATGGAACAGGGAACCCCGGAAGAGGTTATGGATCATCCAAAGAATGAGAGAACGCAGAGTTTCTTAAGTAAAGTATTATAA
- a CDS encoding glutamate-5-semialdehyde dehydrogenase gives MTTREILKQAVTAKIAINSADTETKNKALANMADELLAHTDAILEANKQDVEAAKGKISDVMIDRLMLDAGRIEGMAKGIRELICLEDPAGKVIRTVERPNGIIIEKTAAPMGVIAIIYESRPNVTSDAAALCIKSGNVCVLRSGKEAWKSADAVVKALKEGMRKSGLPAEGIQLIEDTSRESSVELMKAVGYVDLLIPRGGPGLIRSCVENAKVPCIQTGTGICHVYVDAKADFDKALGIIENAKTSRPSVCNAEEVLLVHSAVAEQFLPLLQKKLVEDRKEKGEIPVELRLCDRAAKIISGTPAGADDFDTEFLDYILAVKVVDSVEEAVEHISKHSTGHSEAIITESKEAADYFTMRVDSAAVYVNVSTRFTDGGEFGLGCEMGISTQKLHARGPMGLEELCTYKYIIRGEGQIR, from the coding sequence ATGACAACAAGAGAGATTCTGAAACAGGCAGTCACAGCAAAAATTGCGATCAACTCAGCAGATACAGAGACCAAAAATAAAGCACTTGCCAATATGGCAGATGAGCTTTTAGCTCATACAGATGCCATTTTAGAGGCAAACAAGCAGGATGTAGAAGCGGCAAAAGGAAAGATTTCCGATGTAATGATCGATCGTCTGATGTTAGATGCCGGACGAATTGAAGGAATGGCAAAGGGAATCAGAGAATTGATCTGCCTGGAAGATCCGGCAGGGAAAGTAATAAGAACGGTAGAACGTCCAAACGGAATCATTATTGAAAAAACGGCTGCTCCTATGGGAGTAATCGCAATCATTTATGAGAGTCGTCCAAACGTAACAAGCGATGCGGCAGCACTTTGTATCAAGAGTGGTAATGTTTGTGTTCTTCGAAGTGGAAAAGAAGCATGGAAGAGTGCAGATGCAGTTGTAAAAGCACTAAAAGAAGGAATGAGAAAGTCCGGACTTCCAGCAGAAGGAATTCAGCTTATCGAAGATACAAGCAGAGAAAGTTCCGTAGAATTAATGAAGGCAGTAGGATATGTCGATCTCTTAATTCCAAGAGGAGGTCCTGGTTTGATCCGCTCCTGTGTGGAGAATGCAAAAGTTCCATGTATCCAGACCGGAACAGGAATCTGTCATGTTTATGTCGATGCCAAAGCAGACTTTGATAAAGCATTGGGCATTATCGAGAATGCAAAAACAAGCCGTCCAAGTGTTTGTAATGCAGAAGAAGTTTTACTCGTTCACAGTGCAGTTGCTGAACAGTTCCTGCCATTATTACAGAAAAAATTAGTGGAAGACCGCAAAGAAAAAGGAGAAATTCCAGTGGAACTTCGTCTTTGTGACAGAGCCGCTAAAATTATTTCAGGAACACCGGCTGGGGCAGATGATTTCGATACAGAATTCCTAGATTACATTCTTGCGGTAAAAGTAGTAGATAGCGTGGAAGAAGCAGTAGAACATATTTCAAAACATTCTACGGGTCACAGTGAGGCAATTATCACAGAATCAAAAGAAGCAGCAGACTATTTTACGATGAGAGTAGACAGTGCCGCAGTATATGTGAACGTTTCTACCCGCTTCACAGATGGAGGAGAATTTGGACTTGGCTGCGAAATGGGAATATCCACGCAGAAACTCCATGCCAGAGGACCAATGGGCTTAGAAGAATTATGTACTTATAAATATATCATCCGGGGAGAAGGACAGATTCGATAG
- a CDS encoding GTP pyrophosphokinase: protein MEQRKRIFGALDDLMRSPIGERLRERMFRELSTKEIHDMLQKEQKPYKELMAYYQCALMEVETKFRVLNEQFSLVHDRNPIESIKTRVKSLESITEKLNRRNLPFSTQSIEENLTDIAGIRIICSFREDIYFLADCLLEQDDVTLVQRKDYIENPKENGYRSLHLIVEVPIFLEHKKKMMKVEVQLRTIAMDFWASLEHKLKYKKDIVSDQLTADLKLCADESAALDLKMDRIRKEIEVLKTPLAKAEDGKSQ from the coding sequence ATGGAACAAAGAAAAAGAATTTTTGGAGCATTAGATGATTTAATGCGCTCTCCAATAGGTGAGAGACTTCGGGAAAGAATGTTCCGGGAATTATCTACAAAAGAGATACATGATATGCTGCAGAAAGAGCAGAAACCCTATAAAGAATTAATGGCATATTACCAATGTGCGCTGATGGAAGTAGAGACAAAGTTTCGTGTATTAAACGAGCAGTTTTCTCTTGTTCACGATAGAAATCCTATTGAATCAATTAAAACGAGAGTAAAGAGTCTTGAAAGTATAACAGAGAAGTTAAATCGGAGAAATCTTCCTTTTTCAACACAAAGTATCGAAGAGAATCTGACAGATATTGCAGGAATCCGTATTATCTGTTCTTTTAGGGAAGATATTTATTTTCTTGCGGACTGCCTTTTAGAGCAGGATGATGTTACTCTAGTTCAGCGTAAGGATTATATCGAAAATCCAAAGGAGAATGGATATCGAAGCCTGCATCTTATTGTAGAAGTGCCAATCTTTCTAGAACATAAGAAGAAGATGATGAAGGTAGAAGTACAGCTTCGAACAATTGCTATGGATTTCTGGGCAAGCCTTGAACATAAGTTAAAGTATAAGAAGGATATTGTATCGGATCAGTTAACGGCTGATCTGAAACTGTGCGCAGATGAGAGTGCAGCACTTGATTTAAAGATGGACCGGATTCGTAAGGAAATAGAAGTGTTAAAGACACCTCTTGCAAAAGCGGAAGATGGTAAGAGTCAGTGA
- a CDS encoding amino acid ABC transporter permease, with amino-acid sequence MNLFGVLSEVYPTLLTGLTMTVKITILSLIIALVIGIFVCLMNISSNIVLRGIAKFYIWLIRGTPMLVQAFYFYFALPQLVQAVTGSQFRITVFTASLVTLALNAGAYISEIFRGSIESVNKGQMEAARSLGLSYAKSMQKIILPQAVRICLPSLVNQFIITLKDSTILYAIGLSEVMYNAKIYVGRTMESFATYTWVAVFFLLIVTVLSFISRYVERRMNA; translated from the coding sequence ATGAATCTATTTGGAGTTTTAAGTGAAGTCTATCCAACATTGTTGACTGGACTTACTATGACAGTTAAGATTACGATTTTATCTCTGATCATCGCTTTGGTTATCGGTATTTTCGTATGTCTTATGAATATTTCCAGTAATATTGTATTACGTGGAATCGCAAAGTTTTATATTTGGCTGATTCGTGGTACTCCGATGCTGGTGCAGGCATTTTATTTCTATTTTGCTCTGCCACAGTTAGTTCAGGCGGTTACAGGCTCACAGTTCCGCATTACCGTATTTACAGCCAGTTTAGTTACACTTGCCCTGAATGCAGGCGCTTATATTTCTGAGATTTTCCGAGGTTCTATTGAGTCCGTTAATAAAGGACAGATGGAAGCGGCAAGAAGTCTTGGTTTAAGTTATGCAAAGTCAATGCAGAAGATTATTCTTCCGCAGGCAGTGCGTATCTGTCTCCCATCTCTTGTAAACCAGTTTATCATTACGTTAAAGGATTCTACGATTCTTTACGCAATCGGTTTATCAGAGGTTATGTATAATGCAAAGATTTATGTAGGAAGAACGATGGAATCATTTGCAACATATACATGGGTAGCAGTCTTCTTCCTTTTGATAGTGACAGTTCTGTCATTTATCTCAAGATATGTTGAAAGGAGGATGAATGCGTAA
- a CDS encoding transporter substrate-binding domain-containing protein, with amino-acid sequence MKKFLSVALAAVMMLSLAACGSSSNKAESSSEGGSASDKTYIIATDTTFAPFEFTNDKNEFVGIDVDILAAIAKDQGFKYELQSLGFDAAVAALESGQADGTIAGMSITEERQKKYDFSEAYYDSYVCMAVKKGSSIKGYEDLKGKKVAAKTGTQGADCAESLKDKYGFDITYFDDSATMYQDVKTGNTVACFEDQPVMAYGVSQGNGLEIVTEEKDNFSTPYGFAVLKGQNADLLKMFNEGLKNIKANGTYDEIVAKYTSAK; translated from the coding sequence ATGAAAAAATTCTTATCTGTAGCTTTAGCAGCAGTTATGATGTTATCATTAGCAGCATGTGGAAGCAGCTCAAACAAGGCAGAATCCAGTTCAGAAGGAGGCAGTGCTTCTGATAAGACTTATATTATCGCGACAGATACAACTTTTGCACCATTTGAATTCACAAATGATAAAAATGAATTCGTAGGTATTGATGTAGATATCTTAGCTGCGATCGCAAAAGATCAGGGATTTAAGTATGAATTACAGTCTCTTGGTTTTGATGCCGCTGTAGCTGCTCTTGAGTCCGGACAGGCAGATGGAACAATTGCCGGTATGTCTATTACAGAAGAAAGACAGAAAAAATATGACTTCTCTGAAGCTTATTATGATTCCTATGTATGTATGGCTGTAAAGAAAGGCAGCAGCATCAAAGGATATGAAGATTTAAAAGGTAAGAAAGTTGCAGCAAAGACAGGTACACAGGGAGCTGACTGTGCTGAGTCTTTAAAAGATAAATATGGATTTGATATCACATATTTCGATGATTCCGCAACAATGTACCAGGATGTTAAGACAGGCAACACTGTTGCATGTTTCGAAGATCAGCCTGTAATGGCTTATGGTGTTTCTCAGGGTAATGGTCTTGAGATCGTAACAGAAGAGAAAGATAACTTCTCCACACCTTATGGTTTTGCCGTATTAAAAGGACAGAACGCAGATTTACTCAAGATGTTTAACGAAGGTTTAAAGAATATTAAAGCGAACGGTACTTATGATGAGATCGTTGCAAAATATACCTCAGCGAAATAA